The nucleotide sequence GGAGATCGCATCCCTTTTAAACAATGACCTGAACAATATCCAGACCATATTAGCTGTTATAGACATAAAGGCCACATTCTTTCGTGACCATACAGAAAAGGTGGAGCACTATGCCTCACTTTTGTCGCAGGCCCTGAATCTTGATGACACAGAAAGGGAGAGGCTCAGGCTCGCATGTCTCCTGCACGATATAGGTGTTGTGACAATCAGGAGTGCCATTCTGGAAAAACCCGATGCCTTTACAGAGGAGGGATGGGAAATAATAAAGGAACATCCTGCTGCAGGGGCAAAGATTATTGAGAATGTCCCTGCACTACAACACCTCGCTCCTGTAATTCACTCCCATCATGAATGGTATGATGGTAAGGGTTATCCTGATAGACTCAAAGGAAATGAGATACCATACCTATCACGGATAATCGCTGTTGCCGATGCCTATGCTGCCATGACATCAGAGATGCCGTGGTACAAGACTGTTTCAAAGGAGGAGGCAAAAGAGGTGCTTAAGGCAGGGGCAGGGTCCCAGTTTGACCCTGAGATTGTAGAGGCATTTTGCCGGTATGTTTATGAAAAAGGCTAAGTGATGCTATAATTCAGACCATATATGGCAAAAAACCTCATAAAAGATAGGAGTTTCATCGACCTTCACACACACGGTATCGGCAGATACGATACGAGGACAAAAAATCCAGAAGATATCCTCAAGATGGCAGAGCTTCACAGAAAGGCCGGGACATCTGCCATCCTGCCAACCATTTATTCCGGCACGATTGATGAGATGCGAAGGAATATGGAAGCAGTGAAAAAGGCAATGGAAATTCAACAGTCGTCAGTCGTCAGTTGTCAGTTGTCGGTCAAAAGACAAGAGACTATCGACTATCGACTATCGACTATCCTCGGCGTTCATCTGGAGGGCCCTTTCCTGAATCCTTCAAGATGTGGGGCTCTAAATAAAAATTCCTTCATAAGGCCTGCCCTATCTTCCCTCAAAGGGTTAATAGATGGCTACGAAGATATCATAAAGATAATAACCATTGCACCTGAACTGCCGGGCGCATTAAAAGTAATAGCGCGCTGTGTTGAATACGGGTTTAAAGTAAATATGGGGCATTCTGATGCAACTTATAAACAGGCTCTTGATGGGAAAAAGGCAGGAGCAGGGGGAATAACTCATATATTTAATGCAATGCGTCCATTTCATCACCGCGAGCCAGGGCTTATCGGACTTGGTCTCCTCGATGAGGACTTATATATAGAGGTTATTGCTGATGGAGTCCATGTGCATCCTGAGACCCTGAGATTAGTCTTCAAGACAAAGCGGATTGACAGGATTATTCTTGTCTCTGATTCAATCAAAGTCGGTACGACTCGATACCGAGACGCAGCAGGGGCTCTACGCGGCAGCTCTATAACATTAACAACTGCGGTAAAGATACTAAAAGCACTCCATATCCCCGAAGCAGAAGCAGTGGAAGCTGCAGCAGACAACCCGGCAAAATATTTAAATCTTAAATTAAAGAGATGGTAAATTTTTAACCCGAATTACGCAAGGGCATATGAAAAACACTCGCCCATTGTCATTCCGATCCGCCGAAGGCGGAGAGGAATCTTATGAGCCCTCCATCAGGCGAAACAAAGATTTCTCGTTACACTCGAAATGACACTTCGTTCAGGGCAGGCTCCGCGAGGAATCTCATTTTGAGTGATGAGATTGCCACGTCGTCCCGAAACTTCGTCCCGATAAATCGGGACTCGC is from Nitrospirota bacterium and encodes:
- a CDS encoding amidohydrolase family protein is translated as MAKNLIKDRSFIDLHTHGIGRYDTRTKNPEDILKMAELHRKAGTSAILPTIYSGTIDEMRRNMEAVKKAMEIQQSSVVSCQLSVKRQETIDYRLSTILGVHLEGPFLNPSRCGALNKNSFIRPALSSLKGLIDGYEDIIKIITIAPELPGALKVIARCVEYGFKVNMGHSDATYKQALDGKKAGAGGITHIFNAMRPFHHREPGLIGLGLLDEDLYIEVIADGVHVHPETLRLVFKTKRIDRIILVSDSIKVGTTRYRDAAGALRGSSITLTTAVKILKALHIPEAEAVEAAADNPAKYLNLKLKRW